In one window of Oscillospiraceae bacterium DNA:
- the ybeY gene encoding rRNA maturation RNase YbeY gives MKTYVYFGGKIKADADMKNLIRKAVRTTLRSEKFPDDAEVSVTLTDNEEIHVMNREYRGVDRPTDVLSFPMAEDDDNIGDFDMDKGAVLLGDIVISVEKIEEQAKEYMHSFERELAYLTIHSTLHLLGYDHVDNEQDEKEMTEKQDKIIESMGL, from the coding sequence ATGAAAACATATGTTTACTTCGGCGGAAAGATAAAAGCAGATGCCGACATGAAAAATCTTATAAGAAAAGCTGTGCGTACAACGCTCAGGAGTGAAAAGTTCCCGGACGATGCCGAGGTTTCGGTGACACTGACGGACAACGAGGAAATTCATGTTATGAACCGGGAATACCGCGGCGTGGACCGTCCGACCGATGTACTTTCCTTTCCCATGGCGGAGGATGATGATAACATCGGTGATTTTGACATGGATAAAGGCGCAGTTCTTTTGGGGGATATCGTTATTTCGGTAGAGAAAATAGAGGAACAGGCCAAGGAATATATGCACAGCTTTGAACGTGAGCTTGCGTACTTGACAATTCATTCTACGCTTCACCTTTTGGGTTACGACCATGTTGACAACGAGCAGGATGAAAAAGAAATGACGGAAAAACAAGATAAAATTATAGAAAGCATGGGATTATAA
- the phoH gene encoding phosphate starvation-inducible protein PhoH: MTEQIITFENPDILPKILGDFDKNLEIIENEFNVTLVSRGPELKISGSSEDVKAASDVVGYLKKTAKLSENITEQNVTYAVSMVQSSRTDELMSFDGDCICITTKGKPVKPKTLGQKQYVDTINKNTITIGIGPAGTGKTFLAVAMAVTALRNKRINRIILTRPAVEAGEKLGFLPGDLQNKIDPYLRPLYDALYEMMGAESFNKNVEKGVIEVAPLAYMRGRTLDDSFIILDEAQNTTPEQMKMFLTRLGFNSKAIVNGDITQIDLPDGKSSGLREAVKILQDIDDIGIVTLSDKDVVRHTLVTKIIRAYAGYEEKKKAAMNMKYKRVKK, encoded by the coding sequence ATGACGGAACAAATAATAACGTTTGAAAATCCCGATATTCTTCCTAAAATCCTGGGTGACTTTGACAAAAATCTGGAAATTATTGAAAATGAATTTAATGTAACGCTTGTAAGTAGGGGACCGGAGTTGAAAATCTCGGGATCATCTGAGGATGTTAAGGCAGCGTCTGATGTTGTCGGTTATCTGAAAAAAACGGCGAAGCTCAGTGAAAACATAACCGAGCAAAATGTAACCTATGCTGTCAGCATGGTGCAAAGCTCCAGAACTGATGAACTGATGAGCTTCGACGGCGACTGTATATGTATTACCACAAAGGGTAAGCCTGTCAAGCCAAAAACGTTGGGGCAAAAGCAGTATGTGGATACCATCAACAAAAATACGATAACAATAGGAATCGGACCTGCGGGCACGGGTAAAACTTTTCTTGCGGTTGCGATGGCCGTAACTGCACTGCGAAATAAAAGGATAAACCGTATAATTCTTACCCGTCCTGCAGTTGAAGCTGGCGAAAAGCTGGGCTTTTTGCCGGGTGATTTGCAAAACAAAATAGACCCATATCTTCGCCCGCTTTATGATGCACTTTACGAAATGATGGGAGCTGAGAGCTTTAACAAGAACGTCGAAAAGGGCGTTATAGAAGTTGCACCGCTTGCTTATATGAGAGGACGTACACTGGATGATTCATTCATCATCCTTGACGAAGCACAGAATACTACTCCCGAACAGATGAAAATGTTTCTTACACGTCTCGGTTTTAATTCAAAAGCAATTGTGAACGGCGATATCACACAGATAGACTTACCTGACGGTAAAAGCTCCGGCTTACGTGAAGCGGTCAAAATATTGCAGGATATTGACGATATAGGCATAGTGACACTGAGCGACAAGGATGTGGTCAGACATACGCTTGTAACCAAAATAATACGTGCGTATGCCGGCTATGAGGAAAAGAAAAAAGCAGCTATGAATATGAAATACAAGAGGGTAAAAAAATGA
- a CDS encoding GTPase Era, whose product MDLTPKTSFIAIVGRPNVGKSTLLNHLLGEKIAIVSNKPQTTRTRITGILTKEDTQYVFLDTPGMHKPKTKLGETMIKEVSQAVGDVDCALLLCEADSSVHPADRELLERFDRDGTPVILVINKTDITKKELILATIQAYTSEFEFSAVIPISALTGDGADIIFDELKPFVHEGDWFFPSDYVTDQPERQIVAEVIREKMLRLLSDEIPHGTAVVIEGFKDVRGHLLDIRAEIFCERESHKRIIIGKNGSMLKKIGSYAREDLEEFFGVKVNINLWVKVKENWRDSDIMISNFGFNNRDD is encoded by the coding sequence ATGGATTTAACACCTAAAACCTCTTTTATAGCAATTGTCGGACGCCCCAATGTCGGCAAGTCCACATTGCTCAATCATCTTCTGGGCGAAAAAATTGCAATAGTGTCGAATAAGCCCCAGACAACCCGAACAAGAATAACGGGTATACTCACAAAAGAAGACACTCAGTACGTATTCTTGGATACTCCGGGTATGCATAAGCCCAAAACAAAGCTCGGCGAAACAATGATCAAAGAGGTCTCGCAGGCTGTCGGTGATGTGGATTGCGCTCTGCTTCTGTGTGAAGCTGATTCATCTGTTCATCCTGCCGACCGTGAGCTGCTTGAACGTTTTGACCGTGACGGCACGCCTGTGATACTTGTAATAAACAAGACCGATATTACAAAAAAGGAGCTTATACTGGCCACCATTCAGGCTTATACAAGTGAGTTTGAGTTTAGTGCTGTTATACCGATAAGCGCGCTCACGGGTGACGGTGCAGATATAATTTTTGATGAACTCAAGCCTTTTGTTCATGAGGGTGACTGGTTCTTCCCTTCAGATTATGTTACCGACCAGCCCGAAAGACAGATTGTGGCAGAGGTTATACGTGAAAAGATGCTCCGATTGCTCAGCGATGAAATTCCTCATGGTACAGCCGTTGTCATTGAAGGGTTTAAGGATGTACGCGGCCATCTGCTTGATATACGTGCTGAAATCTTTTGTGAACGCGAGAGCCACAAGCGCATAATAATAGGCAAAAACGGCTCAATGCTGAAAAAGATAGGTTCATATGCCAGAGAGGATCTTGAAGAATTCTTTGGGGTCAAAGTCAATATTAATTTATGGGTTAAAGTAAAGGAAAATTGGCGCGACAGTGACATTATGATAAGCAATTTCGGATTTAACAACAGGGATGACTAA
- a CDS encoding endonuclease MutS2, with amino-acid sequence MENFKKAISVLEFDKILGMLAECASLEGAKNVISGIMPDTDVAVIKKLQNQTSDAKAMMVTKGTPSFMGVKPVENSVARAEKSAVLTVKELLNIEALLGAVRNLRTYSNDMSSESSLYDFFNVLVPNNALEDKIKKTFMNEEQIADDASEKLHEIRIKIRRSHNKVRENMQKYITGTAYSKYLQENIITTRGGRFVIPVKAEARNEIKGLVHDTSASGATLFIEPLSVVELNNEIKVLENEEKHEVERILYELSADCAAFSEGIRLNYSMLVEICVIFARAELSYRLDCVSPIISDKKTVDFIHARHPLLDKKKVVPIDVKLGGTFSSLIITGPNTGGKTVTLKTLGLLSMMVQCGLHIPCSEGSKACVFDNILADIGDEQSIEQSLSTFSSHMKNIVSMLDEATENTLVLFDELGAGTDPVEGAALATAILDGIRQKGILCAATTHYAELKAYAINTDGVENASCEFDVDTLKPTYKLVIGTPGKSNAFLISLKLGLSEDIINTAKEYISSENRQFEGTIENLEKKRFEMEALRAEAQRMRDEIKRTHDETVAERDKLLNAAQKEVDRARAEANRILKSAKATSDYVLDELDAIKKKREEERYNEEYDKAKEEMRRRIRTSEKDVDNVSVEHEEEYELPRELREGDKVIIAGVNREGTVIAVSGDDVQVLSGSVKMKVPKKNLRLVTGIDTSKTKKQVKKTSGMMGQRSEIRSEIDLRGQIGDDAWFLVDKYIDDLQMAGLHSATLIHGKGTGALRAALWRYLKNDKRILSYRMGMYGEGDSGVTVIEIK; translated from the coding sequence ATGGAAAATTTTAAAAAAGCAATAAGTGTGCTGGAGTTTGATAAAATACTTGGTATGCTTGCTGAATGCGCTTCGCTCGAAGGCGCAAAAAATGTAATTTCGGGTATAATGCCCGATACTGATGTTGCTGTAATTAAAAAGCTGCAAAATCAGACGAGCGATGCAAAGGCTATGATGGTTACCAAAGGCACTCCTTCGTTTATGGGAGTAAAACCTGTGGAGAACAGTGTCGCAAGAGCAGAAAAATCTGCTGTTCTGACCGTAAAGGAGCTTTTGAATATTGAGGCACTTTTGGGAGCAGTAAGAAATCTGCGAACCTACTCAAATGATATGAGTTCGGAAAGCAGTCTTTATGATTTTTTCAATGTGCTTGTACCCAATAATGCTCTTGAAGATAAAATCAAAAAAACATTCATGAATGAAGAGCAGATTGCCGACGATGCCAGCGAAAAGCTTCATGAAATACGTATAAAAATCCGCCGCTCACATAATAAAGTGCGTGAGAATATGCAAAAATATATTACAGGAACGGCGTACAGCAAATATTTGCAAGAAAACATCATAACAACACGCGGCGGCAGATTTGTAATTCCTGTCAAGGCAGAAGCTCGCAATGAGATAAAGGGCCTTGTTCACGATACTTCTGCTTCGGGTGCAACGTTGTTTATCGAACCACTCAGCGTGGTGGAGCTCAATAACGAAATTAAAGTGCTGGAGAACGAGGAAAAGCATGAGGTAGAGCGTATTCTCTACGAACTGTCCGCCGATTGTGCCGCGTTTTCCGAAGGCATAAGACTAAACTATTCCATGCTGGTTGAAATATGTGTAATATTCGCCAGAGCTGAGCTTTCATACAGACTGGATTGCGTTTCACCGATTATATCTGATAAAAAAACGGTAGACTTTATACATGCCCGTCATCCTCTTCTTGATAAGAAAAAAGTAGTACCCATAGACGTAAAGCTTGGAGGTACTTTCAGCAGTCTTATTATTACCGGTCCCAACACCGGCGGTAAGACGGTTACCCTTAAAACTTTGGGGCTTTTGTCAATGATGGTGCAGTGCGGCTTGCATATACCTTGCTCTGAAGGGTCGAAGGCGTGTGTCTTTGATAATATTCTTGCGGATATCGGTGACGAACAGAGCATTGAACAATCCCTTTCCACTTTTTCTTCACATATGAAAAATATAGTGTCAATGCTTGATGAAGCTACCGAAAATACACTGGTTCTTTTCGATGAGCTGGGCGCGGGTACTGATCCGGTAGAGGGAGCGGCTCTTGCTACTGCTATTCTTGACGGTATCCGCCAAAAGGGAATACTTTGTGCGGCAACTACACATTATGCCGAATTAAAGGCGTATGCCATAAACACCGACGGTGTTGAAAATGCATCCTGTGAATTTGATGTGGACACATTAAAGCCTACCTATAAGCTTGTTATAGGTACTCCGGGTAAGTCCAATGCATTCCTTATTTCTTTGAAGCTCGGTCTTTCAGAAGATATAATCAATACCGCAAAAGAGTATATTTCTTCTGAAAACCGACAGTTTGAGGGTACTATCGAAAACCTTGAAAAGAAGCGATTTGAGATGGAGGCATTGCGTGCTGAAGCACAGCGTATGCGAGATGAGATTAAGCGCACTCATGACGAAACAGTTGCCGAACGTGACAAACTTCTCAACGCGGCACAAAAGGAAGTCGATCGCGCTCGTGCCGAAGCAAACCGTATTCTGAAAAGTGCCAAAGCTACAAGTGATTATGTACTGGACGAGCTTGACGCCATTAAAAAGAAACGTGAGGAAGAACGCTATAACGAGGAATATGACAAGGCAAAGGAAGAAATGCGGCGCAGGATTCGCACCAGCGAAAAAGATGTAGATAATGTGTCGGTGGAGCACGAGGAAGAATATGAGCTTCCGCGCGAGCTTCGTGAGGGTGACAAGGTTATTATCGCAGGTGTTAATCGAGAGGGCACCGTAATTGCCGTTTCGGGAGATGATGTTCAGGTTCTCAGCGGCAGTGTTAAAATGAAGGTCCCTAAGAAAAATCTAAGACTGGTTACGGGTATTGATACATCAAAAACAAAAAAGCAGGTTAAAAAGACATCGGGTATGATGGGACAACGCTCGGAAATCCGCAGTGAAATAGACCTGCGCGGACAGATAGGCGACGACGCATGGTTTTT
- the recO gene encoding DNA repair protein RecO, with amino-acid sequence MLVSFNGLVVREEKSGDYGKFITVLTDNCGRVQMSAKGVGSVKNRNAAACSIFTYGEFVAYYRDGRYTLKSSSPERYCIRHDGKLEQLALASYIAELADIFGRGENDTSEIMHYCINALHILYKDDRPRRMIKAVYELRMLCAAGYMPNLEECAVCGGELCDEEMYFCFVDGVFVCKCCTTEPYVKKRLVSLSCFNLMKYVISSPENKAYAVKVPEKTEKEFCSVCCDFLLAQLEKKPDTLDFYNTVEDSNGKF; translated from the coding sequence GTGCTGGTATCTTTTAACGGTCTTGTTGTACGCGAAGAAAAAAGTGGAGATTATGGTAAATTTATAACTGTTCTCACAGACAACTGCGGACGTGTGCAAATGAGCGCAAAGGGTGTAGGATCGGTGAAAAACCGTAATGCCGCTGCGTGCTCAATTTTCACATACGGAGAATTTGTTGCATATTACCGTGACGGCAGATACACCCTTAAAAGCTCTTCTCCCGAAAGATATTGTATAAGACATGACGGCAAGCTTGAACAGCTTGCCCTGGCATCGTATATCGCAGAGTTGGCGGATATTTTCGGACGCGGTGAGAATGACACCTCTGAAATAATGCATTATTGCATAAATGCACTGCACATCCTGTATAAGGATGACAGACCCCGCAGAATGATTAAAGCAGTATATGAGCTTCGCATGCTTTGTGCGGCAGGATATATGCCAAACCTTGAAGAATGTGCGGTATGCGGCGGTGAGTTATGTGATGAAGAAATGTATTTTTGCTTTGTTGACGGTGTTTTTGTGTGCAAATGTTGTACCACAGAACCGTATGTGAAAAAAAGACTTGTCAGCTTATCCTGTTTTAATCTTATGAAATATGTTATAAGCTCTCCGGAAAATAAAGCTTATGCCGTAAAGGTGCCGGAAAAAACGGAAAAGGAATTTTGCAGTGTTTGCTGTGATTTCCTGCTGGCACAGCTTGAAAAAAAGCCGGATACATTGGATTTTTACAATACTGTAGAGGATAGCAATGGAAAATTTTAA